The Bradysia coprophila strain Holo2 chromosome X unlocalized genomic scaffold, BU_Bcop_v1 contig_12, whole genome shotgun sequence genome window below encodes:
- the LOC119067259 gene encoding uncharacterized protein YdcI, giving the protein MPPSKRKLDKDKDVSSDETDNVPAKRVRKTNTATKPTTKSARVLRPKRKPAEDRASSSDENDEVATKKVRKTKAESKTTTKSSKLKATDSTETSQTKVQPSDRDVPVEKPLLPTWNEADLLSETYNTSPHTMNNIVQLFREDNTIPFICRYRKELIGNITPDIMRDIKATYNQLLKLKVKQESVITKLEKANTLSDELHRNILAVKSSDELDHLYEPFKTASKTSLSEKAKSKGLLDPAEQILYGRGVVKLSDFVNAANGLDDVQSVREGLKNIILTIINKDVDVLEEIRRLLKVNTIRINSTQIKQSKSSKNDGKKSSQNADQNDGKFETYYDFHTTTQMIKPHQTLAINRGESQKILKVTVDIPDRCKTALYNFLYKKYNKDVSYSDREQVLSQSFNEYISKKLQPLITRRVRKELTKSAEKASIDVFATNLKQLLLTGPLKGQRILGIDPGFTNGCKIALISECNEVLDTDVIYPHTKTNQSLNYGHMLAIMMRKHGCTTIALGNGTACRETEKWISDLFDKGILDSKRIRYSIINEQGTSIYSCSDLAKKEFPDLDVNVISAVSVARRLADPLSELVKVEAKHLGVGMYQHDINERHLSESLDEVVTECVSFVGVNVNTSSVTLLRHVAGLTESRAENIFKHRMENGPFKSREELKKVKLIGSKTFEQCAGFLRIEPTTEDDVVDLLDSTWIHPESYILAERIMCKCGVKKEDIGTGPFIAKIKEFMQKNSSEQLAKEFKKPKERIEGVIEALERERFRDYREDFRKEPLFKQGLTKLSDLAVNATVSGAVTNVTHFGCFVDIGVGRDALIHSSQLQRMAPRIGDRVECIVLKVDADRGRINLKLTQVL; this is encoded by the exons ATGCCGCCGTCGAAACGAAAGTTGGATAAGGATAAGGATGTCAGCTCTGACGAAACTGACAATGTTCCTGCAAAAAGAGTTCGCAAAACAAACACAGCGACGAAACCAACCACCAAATCAGCGAGAGTGTTGCGGCCTAAACGAAAGCCGGCTGAAGACAGAGCTAGCAGTTCGGATGAAAATGATGAGGTTGCTACAAAGAAGGTTCGCAAAACGAAAGCCGAATCGAAAACCACTACTAAGTCGAGTAAATTGAAAGCAACGG ATTCTACTGAAACATCGCAAACGAAGGTCCAACCTTCCGACAGAGATGTTCCAGTTGAGAAACCCTTATTACCAACGTGGAACGAAGCTGACCTACTGTCGGAAACGTACAACACATCCCCACACACGATGAATAACATTGTACAACTGTTCCGGGAAGACAATACGATACCGTTCATATGTCGGTATCGCAAGGAATTGATTGGAAACATTACACCGGACAT AATGAGAGACATTAAGGCCACTTACAATCAACTGTTGAAGCTGAAAGTTAAGCAGGAAAGTGTGATCACTAAATTGGAAAAAGCGAATACACTGAGCGATGAACTGCATCGAAACATATTGGCTGTTAAGTCTTCCGATGAATTGGATCATCTG TATGAACCATTCAAAACAGCAAGCAAGACGTCCCTATCCGAAAAGGCTAAATCCAAAGGTCTACTCGATCCGGCTGAACAGATTTTGTACGGACGAGGCGTTGTGAAGTTAAGTGATTTTGTGAATGCTGCCAACGGATTGGATGATGTGCAATCCGTTCGTGAAGGCCTCAAGAACATCATATTGACTATCATCAACAAGGATGTGGACGTGCTGGAGGAGATTAGACGATT ACTCAAAGTGAACACGATTCGCATAAATTCAACACAAATAAAGCAGTCAAAGTCGTCCaaaaatgatggcaaaaaatccTCTCAAAATGCCGATCAAAACGATGGTAAATTTGAGACTTATTACGATTTCCACACAACCACTCAAATGATAAAGCCCCATCAAACACTTGCTATCAATCGTGGAGAGAGTCAGAAG ATCTTGAAAGTGACCGTAGATATACCGGATCGCTGTAAAACCGCCCTCTACAATTTTCTGTACAAAAAGTATAACAAAGACGTTTCATATTCAGATCGTGAACAAGTGCTGAGTCAGTCGTTCAACGaatacatttcgaaaaaac TACAACCGTTGATTACTCGTCGTGTTCGAAAAGAGTTAACCAAGTCAGCGGAAAAAGCTTCAATTGATGTATTTGCCACCAATTTGAAGCAATTACTGCTTACCGGGCCGCTGAAAGGTCAACGAATTCTTGGAATCGATCCCGGTTTTACAAATGGCTGTAAAATTGCGCTGATATCCGAGTGTAATGAGGTGTTAGATACGGATGTCATTTATCCACATACCAAAACCAATCAAAGCTTAAATTACGGTCACATGTTAGCGATCATGATGCGTAAGCACGG CTGCACGACTATTGCTCTTGGCAACGGCACCGCATGTCGTGAAACGGAAAAATGGATATCCGATCTCTTCGATAAGGGAATTCTCGATTCGAAACGCATTCGATACAGTATCATCAATGAACAAGGCACTTCAATATACTCCTGCAGCGATCTGgcgaaaaaagaatttccgGATTTGGATGTCAATGTCATCAGTGCCG TTTCAGTTGCTAGACGATTGGCCGATCCTCTCAGTGAATTGGTCAAAGTTGAAGCAAAACATCTAGGTGTGGGTATGTACCAGCATGATATCAATGAACGCCATCTAAGCGAGTCTTTAGACGAGGTCGTAACAGAATGTGTTAGTTTCGTTGGAGTGAATGTTAACACGTCGAGTGTGACCTTACTGAG ACATGTCGCAGGCCTAACAGAATCTCGAGCAGAAAACATCTTCAAACATCGTATGGAGAATGGACCATTCAAATCTCGAGAAGAATTGAAAAAGGTGAAGTTAATTGGCAGCAAAACATTCGAGCAGTGTGCTGGTTTTCTTCGAATTGAACCGACTACGGAAGACGACGTCGTAGACTTGCTGGACTCAACGTGGATTCATCCAGAAAGTTACATTCTTGCTGAGCGAATTATGTGCAAATGTGGTGTGAAGAAAGAGGACATTGGAACGGGTCCATTTATTGCCAAGATCAAGGAATTCATGCAAAAGAATTCCAGCGAACAATTGGCAAAGGAGTTCAAGAAGCCGAAAGAAAGA ATTGAGGGCGTGATAGAAGCGCTGGAACGAGAACGATTCCGTGATTACAGAGAAGATTTTCGTAAGGAACCACTGTTCAAACAAGGTCTAACCAAACTCTCCGATCTGGCCGTCAACGCGACCGTAAGTGGTGCTGTAACAAATGTCACTCATTTCGGTTGTTTCGTTGACATTGGCGTTGGGAGAGATGCATTGATACATTCCAGTCAATTGCAGCGTATGGCGCCTCGTATAGGGGACAGAGTCGAATGTATCGTGTTGAAAGTGGATGCAGATAGAGGTCGtatcaatttgaaattaacaCAAGTTTTGTGA
- the LOC119067260 gene encoding dolichyl-diphosphooligosaccharide--protein glycosyltransferase subunit STT3B produces MNKSTKSLINRKTAGYSSLITFAVLLLAWISGFSSRLFAVIRFESIIHEFDPWFNYRATAYMVQHGFYDFLNWFDERAWYPLGRIVGGTVYPGLMITSGGIHWLLHTLNIPVHIRDICVFLAPIFSGLTAISTYFLTKELWSPGAGLFAASFIAIVPGYISRSVAGSYDNEGIAIFALQFTYYLWVKSVKTGSVFWAAMAALSYFYMVSAWGGYVFIINLIPLHVFVLLLMGRYSARLFTSYTTFYILGLLLSMQIPFVGFQPIRTSEHMAASGVFVLLLAVAFLKHLQTILSKQEFKKLFIIGGLVSAGVVFLAVVLLTISGVVAPWSGRFYSLWDTGYAKIHIPIIASVSEHQPTTWFSFFFDLHILVCTFPVGLWYCIKKVNDERVFVILYAISAVYFAGVMVRLMLTLTPVVCILSGVAFSGLLEVFLKEDNQPDRIQNEETEDLEKKNMYDKPVNPTKTKLRPKTDQQSNDSTGIGSTLKSIVNVAILMLLMMFAVHCTWVTSNAYSSPSIVLAFYNGADGTRNILDDFREAYYWLSQNTADDARIMSWWDYGYQIAGMANRTTLVDNNTWNNSHIALVGKAMSSPEDKAYEIMTSLDVDYVLVIFGGVIGYSGDDINKFLWMVRIAEGEHPKDIRESDFFTDKGEFRVDAEGAPALLNCLMYKLSYYQFGELKLDYRGPPGFDRTRNAVIGNKNFDLTYLEEAYTSEHWLVRIYRVKKPHEFNRPAIKPDERTVQSNYFASKKTTKRKKGVIKNKPVIVKGKRPIK; encoded by the exons ATGAACAAATCAACGAAATCGTTGATAAATCGCAAAACGGCGGGCTACTCATCCTTGATAACATTTGCGGTATTGTTGTTGGCATGGATTTCTGGATTTTCGTCCAGACTGTTTGCCGTGATCCGATTCGAAAGCATAATTCATGAATTTGATCCTTG GTTCAATTACCGAGCTACGGCTTATATGGTACAAcatggattttatgactttctGAATTGGTTCGATGAACGGGCTTGGTATCCATTAGGAAGAATTGTCGGTGGTACTGTGTACCCCGGATTGATGATTACGTCGGGCGGTATACATTGGTTATTACATACGTTAAACATTCCTGTCCATATTCGCGACATTTGCGTGTTCTTAGCACCAATTTTTAG TGGTTTAACAGCAATCTCAACATATTTCCTTACAAAAGAGTTATGGTCGCCAGGTGCCGGCCTATTTGCAGCAAGTTTCATTGCCATTGTACCCGGTTACATAAGTCGATCGGTGGCTGGCTCGTACGACAATGAAGGTATCGCTATATTCGCCCTACAATTCACTTACTATCTGTGGGTGAAATCCGTCAAAACCGGATCGGTATTCTGGGCAGCTATGGCAGCTCTGTCCTACTTTTACATGGTATCCGCCTGGGGTGGCTATGTGTTCATCATCAATTTGATACCGTTGCATGTATTCGTATTGTTGCTGATGGGTCGCTATTCAGCCCGATTGTTCACCAGCTACACAACATTTTACATTCTGGGACTGTTGCTGTCCATGCAGATTCCATTCGTTGGATTCCAGCCGATTCGCACAAGTGAACATATGGCTGCGTCCGGTGTTTTTGTCCTTCTGCTAGCGGTGGCATTCCTGAAGCATCTACAGACGATTCTGTCGAAGCAAGAGTTCAAAAAGTTATTTATCATTGGCGGTTTGGTGTCCGCAGGAGTTGTATTTCTGGCCGTAGTGTTGCTGACTATTAGCGGTGTCGTTGCACCGTGGAGTGGTCGATTCTATTCGCTTTGGGATACTGGCTATGCAAAAATTCACATTCCAATTATCGCTTCGGTGTCCGAACATCAGCCCACCACCTGGTTCTCGTTCTTCTTCGACTTGCACATATTGGTGTGCACATTCCCGGTCGGACTGTGGTATTGCATCAAGAAGGTGAATGATGAACGAGTGTTTGTCATTTTGTACGCAATATCGGCGGTATACTTTGCCGGTGTCATGGTACGATTGATGTTGACATTGACTCCAGTCGTTTGCATTTTGAGTGGTGTTGCATTTTCGGGATTGTTGGAAGTGTTTTTGAAGGAGGACAACCAACCGGATCGCATTCAAAACGAAGAAACGGAAGACTTGGAGAAGAAGAATATGTACGACAAACCAGTG aatccaacaaaaacaaaattgcgaCCAAAGACCGATCAACAATCAAACGATTCGACTGGCATCGGATCAACGCTGAAAAGCATTGTAAATGTTGCAATTCTAATGCTGCTAATGATGTTTGCTGTGCATTGCACTTGG GTTACCAGCAACGCCTATTCGAGTCCATCAATCGTATTGGCTTTCTATAATGGTGCTGACGG AACACGCAACATTCTGGACGATTTCCGTGAAGCCTACTATTGGCTGTCTCAAAACACTGCTGATGATGCTCGAATAATGTCGTGGTGGGATTATGGATATCAGATAGCCGGAATGGCGAATCGGACAACGCTAGTGGACAATAACACTTGGAACAATAGTCATATAGCGCTGGTGGGGAAGGCAATGTCTTCCCCGGAAGATAAGGCTTACGAAATTATGACGTCGTTGGATGTTGACTATGTACTTGTGATATTCGGCGGTGTGATTGGTTATTCGGGTGATGACATTAACAAATTCTTGTGGATGGTCCGTATTGCCGAGGGTGAACATCCAAAGGACATCCGGGAAAGTGACTTTTTCACAGACAAAGGAGAGTTTCGCGTCGATGCCGAGGGTGCACCGGCGCTACTGAACTGTTTGATGTACAAATTGAGTTACTATCAGTTCGGTGAGCTGAAATTAGATTACAG GGGTCCACCGGGCTTCGATCGAACTCGGAACGCTGtcattggaaataaaaatttcgatttaacaTATTTGGAGGAGGCATACACATCGGAACATTGGCTGGTTCGAATTTATAGAGTTAAGAAACCACATGAATTCAATCGACCAGCTATCAAACCCGATGAGCGAACAGTCCAGTCGAATTACTTTGCATCGAAGAAG ACAACCAAACGGAAGAAGGGAGTCATCAAGAACAAACCCGTGATTGTGAAGGGAAAACGACCAATCAAATAA